The DNA window AATGTACCAGTAGTCCTTATGATGGTCGATTCTGACAGAAGAATTCTAAAACTAAATAAAAACGCAGAGCTTTTTGCTGGTAAATCTTCAGAAGAACTGGTAGGTTCAAGAGGTGGTGAAGCTCTGGGATGTCTGCATTCACTGGATGACCCTGAAGGTTGTGGATTTGGACCGCATTGTAAGGATTGTATAGTAAGAAATACTGTCCTTGATACATTTGAAACCGGTAACAACCATTACAATATCGAAGCATCATTACCCTTTATAGTGGATGGCCGTGAAAAGAATCTGACATTTCTACTATCGGCATCACTCATCAATACAGAAAATAAATCAAAAGTTCTTGTCAGCATCCAGGACATAACTGAACGCAAGGAGACTGAAAAAGAATTAAAAGAAAGTGAAGAGAGGTTCAGAACACTTACAGAAAAAGCGGCTGATGCTATCATAGCACATGATTTTGACGGCAACATCATATATGCAAATGAAACTGCAAGTAAAAATCTTGGGTATCCAAGAGATGAAATTTTATCACTAAATGTTACTGATATTGATCCTTATGTTGATATCGATGTTTTCAGGGATAAATACTGGAATAAAACATCTTCAGATACTTCATATTTTATAGGAACCTATCATAAAAGAAAGGATGGAACTATATTTCCCGTAGAAGTCAGGTTAACTCGTATCAATTTGAATGAAAAACCTGTAATACTGGCATATATACGGGATATAACTATACGAAAACAAGCAGAAGAACGTATTAAGGAACAAAAGGAACAGGTAATAGAAACTGAAAGAATAAGGCAACTTGAACTTCATCACAGGATAAAAAATAATCTTCAGGTAATTTCCAGTTTGCTCAGCCTTCAATCAGAAAAATTCACAGATGATAATGTAAAGGATGCTTTTATAGATACACAAAACCGAGTCATTTCAATGTCTCTTGTCCATAACAAATTATATCAAGCCAAAGGTCTGGAGAATGTGAATACAAAGGATTACATAGGTGATATTGTTGACCACCTTAATGAACTATACAATATACCCAACATAGATATAAACATTGATGTTGAGGATATATATCTTGGAATTGATACCATCATACCGCTTGGGATGCTTATTAATGAGATTTTGTCCAATTCTTTAAAATATGCATTTTCTGAAAGTGAAACGGGTAAAATTGAGATAAAACTTTACCAAAATAATAATAATAAAAATTATACGTTGATTGTTGCCGATAATGGTAAGGGAATGCCTGAGAATGTAGATGTCAAAGATGCAGATACGCTTGGACTACAACTTATAAAAAATCTAATAGACCAGATTGGCGGTGATTTTGAGGTAAATAAAGAAAAGGGTACAAAATTT is part of the Methanohalobium evestigatum Z-7303 genome and encodes:
- a CDS encoding PAS domain S-box protein yields the protein MWGFKISGNVLNSVYESVGDGVCINEVIYNDNDHPVDYRIIDANPAYESITGFKREEIAGQRASIVYNKENPPHLNIYARVAETGEKANFETYTPQLRKHFNVSVISPEKGKFITILTDITSHSEIDDELETVYENVPVVLMMVDSDRRILKLNKNAELFAGKSSEELVGSRGGEALGCLHSLDDPEGCGFGPHCKDCIVRNTVLDTFETGNNHYNIEASLPFIVDGREKNLTFLLSASLINTENKSKVLVSIQDITERKETEKELKESEERFRTLTEKAADAIIAHDFDGNIIYANETASKNLGYPRDEILSLNVTDIDPYVDIDVFRDKYWNKTSSDTSYFIGTYHKRKDGTIFPVEVRLTRINLNEKPVILAYIRDITIRKQAEERIKEQKEQVIETERIRQLELHHRIKNNLQVISSLLSLQSEKFTDDNVKDAFIDTQNRVISMSLVHNKLYQAKGLENVNTKDYIGDIVDHLNELYNIPNIDINIDVEDIYLGIDTIIPLGMLINEILSNSLKYAFSESETGKIEIKLYQNNNNKNYTLIVADNGKGMPENVDVKDADTLGLQLIKNLIDQIGGDFEVNKEKGTKFIIEFSG